A single genomic interval of Pseudochaenichthys georgianus chromosome 3, fPseGeo1.2, whole genome shotgun sequence harbors:
- the LOC117441563 gene encoding uncharacterized protein isoform X3, translated as MNFVITQDEPTTRHKHETDLPQGRDRQHLEEEREKMAQEMRKTTPNLAFIDDAMNATYALRRQELVEEEPPVAEMKVRWPALFTERQVNWIVKEFTRLMSMDLNSLYEGLDSHLQKFLQLFRSKRFEGIKEMTSLMESLDKDASNQRKRAAVLQGLSWYMRENPSTIMKMCEPTDPEEDVIKGMVIGILSVVEDVKEPLPASYIDVALLIEERIVIRHLGDVPNAFVNLMGLQYMLNLDYPKDLKYTFEVIQRLFMGIGLDSCTPMVHSLKNKLLS; from the exons ATGAACTTCGTTAtcacacaagacgaaccgacaacgagacataaacacgagacag ATCTCCCCCAGGGAAGAGACCGACAACATCTTGAAGAAGAGCGAGAAAAGATGGCCCAGGAGATGAGAAAAACAACCCCAAACCTGGCCTTCATTGATGATGCAATGAACGCCACATATGCATTGAGAAGACAGGAGCTTGTTGAAGAGGAGCCACCTGTGGCCGAAATGAAAGTCAGATGGCCCGCGCTGTTTACTGAAAGACAGGTAAATTGG ATCGTCAAGGAATTCACCAGGCTGATGTCGATGGACCTCAATTCGCTCTATGAGGGTCTGGACAGCCACCTACAGAAATTCCTTCAGTTGTTCAGgtcaaagcgctttgaggggatcAAAGAAATGACATCCTTAATGGAGAGCCTCGACAAGGAT GCATCGAACCAAAGGAAGAGGGCAGCAGTGTTGCAGGGCCTATCATGGTACATGAGGGAAAATCCTTCAACTATCATGAAGATGTGTGAG CCAACGGATCCTGAAGAGGACGTAATCAAGGGAATGGTGATTGGAATCCTTTCAGTCGTTGAAGATGTGAAGGAACCTCTTCCAGCTTCCTACATCGATGTCGCCCTCTTGATCGAGGAAAGGATAGTCATACGTCACCTTGGTGATGTACCCAATGCTTTTGTGAACCTGATGGGATTGCAGTACATGCTGAACCTTGACTATCCAAAAGACTTGAAATACACCTTTGAGGTGATTCAGCGCCTGTTCATGGGAATTGGGTTGGACTCGTGCACTCCCATGGTCCACTCTCTAAAGAATAAATTGCTCAGTTAG
- the LOC117441563 gene encoding uncharacterized protein isoform X2, protein MCLKFKMGNHRQKLREAGCQELMVNSEKRGPGDTRGKRNKVKKPRRSETNFFPDLPQGRDRQHLEEEREKMAQEMRKTTPNLAFIDDAMNATYALRRQELVEEEPPVAEMKVRWPALFTERQIVKEFTRLMSMDLNSLYEGLDSHLQKFLQLFRSKRFEGIKEMTSLMESLDKDASNQRKRAAVLQGLSWYMRENPSTIMKMCEPTDPEEDVIKGMVIGILSVVEDVKEPLPASYIDVALLIEERIVIRHLGDVPNAFVNLMGLQYMLNLDYPKDLKYTFEVIQRLFMGIGLDSCTPMVHSLKNKLLS, encoded by the exons atgtgtttaaagtttaagatGGGCAATCACAGGCAGAAATTGAGAGAAGCAGGCTGTCAAGAACTGATGGTAAATTCCGAGAAGAGAGGTCCTGGGGACACGCGAGGGAAGAGAAACAAAGTAAAGAAACCAAGACGGTCTGAAACAAACTTCTTTCCAGATCTCCCCCAGGGAAGAGACCGACAACATCTTGAAGAAGAGCGAGAAAAGATGGCCCAGGAGATGAGAAAAACAACCCCAAACCTGGCCTTCATTGATGATGCAATGAACGCCACATATGCATTGAGAAGACAGGAGCTTGTTGAAGAGGAGCCACCTGTGGCCGAAATGAAAGTCAGATGGCCCGCGCTGTTTACTGAAAGACAG ATCGTCAAGGAATTCACCAGGCTGATGTCGATGGACCTCAATTCGCTCTATGAGGGTCTGGACAGCCACCTACAGAAATTCCTTCAGTTGTTCAGgtcaaagcgctttgaggggatcAAAGAAATGACATCCTTAATGGAGAGCCTCGACAAGGAT GCATCGAACCAAAGGAAGAGGGCAGCAGTGTTGCAGGGCCTATCATGGTACATGAGGGAAAATCCTTCAACTATCATGAAGATGTGTGAG CCAACGGATCCTGAAGAGGACGTAATCAAGGGAATGGTGATTGGAATCCTTTCAGTCGTTGAAGATGTGAAGGAACCTCTTCCAGCTTCCTACATCGATGTCGCCCTCTTGATCGAGGAAAGGATAGTCATACGTCACCTTGGTGATGTACCCAATGCTTTTGTGAACCTGATGGGATTGCAGTACATGCTGAACCTTGACTATCCAAAAGACTTGAAATACACCTTTGAGGTGATTCAGCGCCTGTTCATGGGAATTGGGTTGGACTCGTGCACTCCCATGGTCCACTCTCTAAAGAATAAATTGCTCAGTTAG
- the LOC117441563 gene encoding uncharacterized protein isoform X1, producing MCLKFKMGNHRQKLREAGCQELMVNSEKRGPGDTRGKRNKVKKPRRSETNFFPDLPQGRDRQHLEEEREKMAQEMRKTTPNLAFIDDAMNATYALRRQELVEEEPPVAEMKVRWPALFTERQVNWIVKEFTRLMSMDLNSLYEGLDSHLQKFLQLFRSKRFEGIKEMTSLMESLDKDASNQRKRAAVLQGLSWYMRENPSTIMKMCEPTDPEEDVIKGMVIGILSVVEDVKEPLPASYIDVALLIEERIVIRHLGDVPNAFVNLMGLQYMLNLDYPKDLKYTFEVIQRLFMGIGLDSCTPMVHSLKNKLLS from the exons atgtgtttaaagtttaagatGGGCAATCACAGGCAGAAATTGAGAGAAGCAGGCTGTCAAGAACTGATGGTAAATTCCGAGAAGAGAGGTCCTGGGGACACGCGAGGGAAGAGAAACAAAGTAAAGAAACCAAGACGGTCTGAAACAAACTTCTTTCCAGATCTCCCCCAGGGAAGAGACCGACAACATCTTGAAGAAGAGCGAGAAAAGATGGCCCAGGAGATGAGAAAAACAACCCCAAACCTGGCCTTCATTGATGATGCAATGAACGCCACATATGCATTGAGAAGACAGGAGCTTGTTGAAGAGGAGCCACCTGTGGCCGAAATGAAAGTCAGATGGCCCGCGCTGTTTACTGAAAGACAGGTAAATTGG ATCGTCAAGGAATTCACCAGGCTGATGTCGATGGACCTCAATTCGCTCTATGAGGGTCTGGACAGCCACCTACAGAAATTCCTTCAGTTGTTCAGgtcaaagcgctttgaggggatcAAAGAAATGACATCCTTAATGGAGAGCCTCGACAAGGAT GCATCGAACCAAAGGAAGAGGGCAGCAGTGTTGCAGGGCCTATCATGGTACATGAGGGAAAATCCTTCAACTATCATGAAGATGTGTGAG CCAACGGATCCTGAAGAGGACGTAATCAAGGGAATGGTGATTGGAATCCTTTCAGTCGTTGAAGATGTGAAGGAACCTCTTCCAGCTTCCTACATCGATGTCGCCCTCTTGATCGAGGAAAGGATAGTCATACGTCACCTTGGTGATGTACCCAATGCTTTTGTGAACCTGATGGGATTGCAGTACATGCTGAACCTTGACTATCCAAAAGACTTGAAATACACCTTTGAGGTGATTCAGCGCCTGTTCATGGGAATTGGGTTGGACTCGTGCACTCCCATGGTCCACTCTCTAAAGAATAAATTGCTCAGTTAG